The segment agaatgtaaaagataacaaaaatcCCCCAACGAGCTGAACAAAGGTAACTTCTGAAACCAAAGTTCGTCTTTGTCAACAATCTTGATCACAAAGTTTGGTGGTGCAACGACCAGTCTTGACGGAGCCACAGCCAACAACAAGGGGGTAATGAACCCAacaagattaagaaaattagtATAACTTACAGCCAATTCTATATAATGCCCTCAGTCATAAATCTTTTTTGCCCCCTATCTTTGATTATGCCCCcaacaataatattttctcCCTCCGCCAGGCATTTGTCGACCAGTTCAATGGCTTCTTCAACAGACATGTGTAGCCAAGAGTATCACCTTTAACATAGCCACGTCATGCAAACCAGAGCAGCCTTGAAAGATAACACAATCACTTATAGCCTTGTACAGTCTACTCTATAACAAAGCCTAACAAATCGTAGGCTTGAGAAACTGCAGGTTCCAACTTTCAACCCGAGTTTCATCTTTACACTAGAACAAGATGCATCTATAAGAAGAATATAAGGAAAACTTAAGAGCTCTTATAGtgtttacaatttaaaatttgttaattatcaattaaattttaaacattatttCGTACTATTTCCAAAATTTACCCCAAATTTCCTACTGAATATAAACCTCAAATTAAACTCGAAATAAAAGGGAAAACTTGTCAACCACGATACAGAATTTATTGCGAAAACTAATGGTAATGCTTAATTCtttgcttaatttttttttttaaattgtctATTATTATCCATGACGTAGAATTGTTATAGAAGGGAGACTACTAAAATGTCATaagattcagtttttttttcttccaacaTTCATGGCTTCCTCAGAGACTTCATTGCTTCCTATTGATATAATAGAAGAAATATTCTGTAGGATTCCAATAGAATATTTGACACAATTCAAATTGACGTGCAAACAATGGCACGCTCTCTTGAAGGACAAGAGATTCATCTACAAGTACTTGGATCTCGTCCAAGAAAGGTTCATAAAAATCGACCATACGGTTCAGATCATCAATCATGTGCAAGGAGCTCGCTCATCTTCACCAATACCAGAAGAGTTTCACGATTCCGAGATCTCAACTACTGTTCATTGCGATGGATTATTGTTATGTAGATGcaataaaacaagaacaagaagctGCAAACTCGCAGTTTGGAACCCGTTCTTGAAACGTATCAAATGTATCAAACCAATGAGTTTTTACTCGGTCAATGATTTCTACGGTATAGGATACGACAATATATCTCGTGAAGAATACAAAATTCTAAGGATTTTCGAAGGAGAGCTTGAAGACGACGAGAGAGCAGTGATTGGACCTTGTGAGCCAGTGAttgaaatatatgattttaaatctAATGCATGGAGAATAATTGTTGATGAAGCTGCTTTGGATTGGTCTATCGATCCACCATGCAAAGGAGTTTCCATAAAAGGAAACATGTATTGGGTCGCACACTGGAACAAGAAACCCGTACTTTTCATCCTATGTTTTGATTTCTCGACAGAAACATTCAAAGTCGTATGCAACGTTCCGTTCCAATGCAGTGTGTTAGATACAGCATCGTTGTCAAGTTTTAGAGGAGATAGGCTTTCTTTGTTACATCAACGTGAAGAAACAACGAAGATTGAAGTGTGGGTCACAAAAACATTGGATGATGATGTTGTCTCGTGGGAAAAGTACTTAGACGTGACTAATCCTGACCTCCCGACATTACATACGGATCATGATCTCGCTCATCCTAGCTACTTTGTCGACGAGAACGATAGTATCATGGCGTGGTGCGAAGAGGTGATGGAAGATGCAGCAGATGATTATGTTTGCGTAAGTGTTTGCAAGATTAGTAAATATGGGATTGCTAAGAAAATTGTTGAGACAGGACGATGTAATTTGGGTGACTATCATGATAGGCCTTTTGTATGTGGACATGTTTACCTTCCAAGTCTGGTTCCGGTTCCAGAGTAAAACTTGTGTGTGGGTTGTTTTGTTGTGTCGTTTCAAGATATTTTATGTTCTAAGCTTTGCATTGTTGATGTTTTCGTTTCATGTAACGTTTTCAAGGTTtactatgaaatttaaaattttacttttactaTATACGAGGACCATGACCTTCTTTTTTTCATGTTATGTTATCAAAATAGAACTTCTTGGAAGTTAAGTTCTTCAAAACACATGGGACTTAATACAAGAAATCATTAGTACAACATTGTAACGAAAAATATCAGTCCTTACccattacaaaaacaaaaatgtatacTCTAAAAACATAATCCAAGATAATAAATAAGTTTATAGAGTTGAAGTTGGTGATAAGTTTTGAGGATCAAACCTTTTCGATTATATTATCTCTTCTGTCTCTTGTTGCCACCACCACCAGCTTTGCCTCCACGAAACCCGCCTTTGAAATCATTAGTGGTCTCCGCAGTGTTCTGCTTGCTCAAACCCTTCCTACCACCATGACCAAACTTAGAATCCCTAAACTCCCTCTTCTTATTATTCATCCTCGAAGCAGACTTCCCTTTCCCTCCCGACCGGTCACCAGGAGACACACCTGGTCTCTTCTTACCACCTCTCTGAAAACTCTTCCCATTCCCAAACTCAAGATCAAGCTCCCCCGCGCCACCACCTTTCTCACTAAACCCACTCTGCTGCCTCTGTTTCCTCCACTTCTTGACAGACTCAATCTCGTCCTTCTTCTGCTTAGCCCTCTCCTTCATCTTCTGAGACTGCACCTCCTTGGCCATCTTCTTGTTATCCCTCGCTTTCCTCCTCTCCTCCGCCTCCTCCATCTGCTTCTTCTCGTACAGAAGCTTCGACTTCACCTTCTCCATGTGCGTGTCCGACTTCACCATCTCCGCGTAGTAATCCCCCGGTCTTAAAAAAGGCAGCCCCATCTCCTCGAGCTTCCCGAAGGCCTCCCTCGTCCCTTCGAGGGCTTGTGTGTAGAACGCCATCTCTCTAGCGAGGTCGTCGTTCACGTCGACGGCTTGTGGGCCCTGATCGATCTCGACGGTGAGTTTGTGAGCCCAGTCGACGTCTTCTGGCCAGCTTATGTCTTGGAGTTTGTCGAGAAGACCGTCTCTGTTGTAGACGGCAGTCTTTGTCGGCTCGGCTAGCTTCTCGGTGATCTCGTTGTCTGAATCTGAATCTGAAAGTGATTCTGCTTCGGAGTCGGATGCTGCTTCGTCTTCATCGATCATGTTCATCTCATCGTCTTCCACGAAATCATCTTCAAGTGACATCTGCTCaagattttataagaaaaaaacaatcatgTCCGAATCTAAGTTGATATTGTAATAACAACAGAAACTATGGTTTCTATGACATCGAAGCAACAACTCCATAACTGGTTCTGTTACCATGAACATCACAGTCTGTTAGGCTTGCCAATTTGAGACTGCTAAGACGATAAACTTTGAAATTGAAATGAAGTTTTCAAGGAACTAAAGAAAACTTACAGTTGATTACGAAACGACACGAAGAAGATGCTTTGCTAGAGAAGGGTTTTAGAGAGACGGAGCTAGAGAGTGAACGACGGcgcaacaaagaagaagaaacaaatttttaaaataagggTTTTGCTTcgtaaactatttttttttctttttttttctaatattttattttagaaaacaattttataaaatatatcgactaaatgttattaagtttttcttttttttttccacaaaTATTACTTATATTAAGATCAAGAGTCCACAACTTGTTACAACGCTAGACAAGCGAAACGAGTACGGGCGTTAGATACACATCACACCTAAACAAAGGAGAGATAACAAAAAATTACATCATCTCCAGCATAGGCACACTATACAAAGGCTCCCACTCTCTCACTATCAAAGAGAGTCGCCAACCAACCCGGAGAACCTGCCGCTTCATACGACTGAACGAAGGGCAAGGTAGTAGCACTCTTGGCAATGAGAAAAGCTCCTTTATTAGTATCCTTAACTTCTAAACAACACTTTCAGTTAGGGATTTTAGTCAAAAGTTCAAAAGCATAGAGCTCTCCACCTTAAAAGATGGCCAAGCATTTGATCTTTCCAAACTACCACAAAGCATCGGGTCTTCAATACCTATAATCAGCTTCTCCACTCTATGAGCCACCATGCTCTCCAACGCCCACAATAGCGCCTGCATTTTTGCTTCATTGAGATTTTGTATCTCCACAAAAAATCTTCTACTGTGCCAGACCGGCACCCCATTTGAGTCTCGAACCACCCAAGCACACCCAAGGGAGCGGGTTTTCTTTACCCAAAACCATCCTACATTGCATTTTAGCCATCCATCAGGGGGCTTTCTCCATATCTGACCAAGTCTGCCTTCCTCCACCTCCTTCTGTCTTTCCTCATTTTGGTCAAGAGTTTGGGCCAAGAACCATATCTCTGCTTCCTGTTGAATTTTCACAATCAAGCCTTCTCCATCAAATTCTCTTCCTTCAAAGAAGAATTTATTCCTGTTTTTCCAAAGACACCACAGCACCCAAGGAAAGAGCCTTCTAATATCAAGAGGGATTTTGATATTCTTGCTCATTTGGAACAGAAAATGGAGGTTAGCGAACACTGATTCTTCATCAAATCCATTTTCTGGGAGTGGGAACAGAGACCTTGCCCAAGTTTGTCTAGCTACATGGCATGTAAAGAGCACATGATTTATAGTTTCTGGCTCAAACCCGCAAAATTGACATCTCTCGTCAACTTTCATTCCTCTTCTCGTTAGAGCCTCCATAACAGGGGTAGCACCACTCAAGATGCGCCATAGGAAGTGCCTGATCTTTGGCTCAGTTTGAGTGAGCCACGCCTGCTCTTTTAATCCATTGAGAGAGGGTTGGGCATGTGCTGCTTGGAGGACTTCTTGGAGATTAGTTTTCGAAGCCAACCAGTAGCCAGACTTTACCTTATATGCACCCGACTTTTCATGCTTCCAGCACCAGTAGTCGTCTTGATCTATCAACGGCCTAATTTTCTTTATCCTCTTGACATCATTCTCAAAGAAATTATGTGCTAGCACTTCTTCATTCCAAGAGCCAGACTCGAGATCTAGGAGGTCACTGACCTTGAGTTCGAGGTCAATGATGGTGTTTTTCATCCAAGGGTTAGCTCTACCTCCAAAGTCACACCAAGGGTCAGTCCAAACCCTCAATGACCTGCCATTACCAACTTCTTTGCGCAGACCTTTCACCAACAAATCTCTCCCATGAAGAACGCTCCTCCAGCCATAGGAAGGTTTGGAGCCCAAGGTAGCTTCGACAATGGAGCCATTTTCGAAGTACCTACTTTTCAGCACTCTGGCAAGAAGACACTCTGGTTCTTGAATCGTCTTCCAAGCATGTTTCGCCAGTAAAGCTTGATTAGAGCTCTCAATGTCCTTAAAGCCCATACCTCCCAGCTTTTCCGGAATACACATTTTGTCCCAGCTCATCCAGTGTATCTTCCTTTTATGCTCCTCAGAGCTCCACCAAAAATCTGCCAGCGCTGCTGTGAGGTTTTGGATGATCGTCTTTGGCAGTTTAAAACACCCCATGGCATAGACAGGCAACGCTAACGCAACCGCTTTGAGCATAATTTCTTTACCTCCCTGCGAGAGACACCTTGAGAAGAAGCCAGACAACTTAGCTTTGAGATTTTTGTGTAGGTATTTCAGTATTTCTACCTTCGATCCAGTAAAACACTCAGGGAGTCCCAAGTATTTCCCCATTCCGCCTAGTCCAAAAATTCCCAAACACTGCTGAATGgcttctctgtttctctcttcaATGCCTTTTCCAAACGTGATTGCCGATTTGTCTAGATTAATCACTTGGCCTGTTGCTTCCCCATAAAGctttaaaacatgttttaaagCTTCAGCTTGCTCCACCGAGGCTTTGCACATGAAGAAGGAGTCGTCTGCAAACAGCAAATGGCTAACAGCTGGTCCATTGACCGAGAAGCTGATTCATGTTATCATTCCTTGTGCTTCCGCCTTAGCTAGTAGATGAGAGAGTCCTTCCGTGCAGAGCACAAATAGAGATGGCAACAACGGGTCACCTTGACGAAGTCCCCTCTGAGGTGTCACGAAACCATGTGCTTGATCGTTCAGAAGCACCGAGAAGGTAACCGAAGAGATACAGAACATGATCCACTCCACCCATTTGGTGTGGAAACCTAAAGCCCGTAGTAAGCATCTGACATACTTCCACTCTACTCTGTCGTAGGCCTTCGACATGTCTGATTTTACCGCCATAAATTCTTCTGAGATCGGCTTCAGCATTTTTAGACTATGGACAATCTCATGTGCAATTAAGACATTATCTGAGATCTATCTCTCAGGTACAAACGCTGACTGACATGGGGAGACAATCTGTGGTAAGATCGGTTGAAGTCTCTTCACCATAATCTTCGATATGATCTTATAAAAGACTGAGCAGAGGCTGATGGGTCGTAAATCCACCATTCTTGACGGTTTGGTGATTTTCGGAATCAGACATAGGTGCGTATGGTTCCACTCTGATGGGAAAGAACCAGTAGCAAAGAAGTCCTTAATTTCCGCAGACACATGAGGCCCAATGTCCTTCCAGAATCTTTGAAAGAAGAGTCCAGTCATACCGTCAGGTCCCGGTGCACTGGATGGCTTGATTGAGAAGACTGCTTCTCTAATCTCATCATCTGAGACCTCTCTAATTAGCTCATCATTCATCTCTTCTGATACTTTGGTCGGGAAGTCCTCGAATATCTCGTCAAAGTCAGTCGGTTGAGAACTTGTAAACAGCTTCTTGAAGTAAGAAGAAGCGATGTTGCCCTTTGCCTCTTCAGCTCTGTGTTCACAGCCGAAATCATCTCGCATCATCTCGATTTCATTCTTTCTCCTTGTATACTTCACTGCCGCATGGAAGAATTTCGAGTTTCTATCTCCCAGTTTCAGCCACCTCTCTTTACTCCTCTGGCTCCAAAAAGATTTCTCTTCTCTATAAGCCTTCATCAGTTCTTGTTTCAAGCAGAGGATTTTGTATCTCCTTGGCATTCTAAGTGACTGTTCTTCCTCCAATGCCTCTTGTAGCTTGGCAATTTTATCCCGAACATTCAGCTGAAAGTCTTTCTTCCAACGGCTTAGAGCAGATATGCATCTCCTGATTCTCTCCGAGACTCTACACGCCACTCCTCTTCCTTTTCCTTTCCATGCTTTTATCACAGTAGCTTGGACATTAGGTAAGTTCAGCAAAGATTTATCAAATCTGAAATTTCCTTTCATTTTTCCAGAAGAGGCAACAAGATTGATCATAACAGGCCTATGATCAGAGCCTCTCTTGTCCAAAAATACTTGGTTAGCAACTGGGAACGTTCTCAGCCATCGCTCATTGACAAAGCATCTGTCCAGTTTGCTCTGCACCGAATATGTCCCTCTAGTTCCTCCCCATGTGAAGGAGTCTCCCCTGCTTTTCAATTCCTCCATTTTGCATCCATTGAGCATGTTATTGAAGTCCACAAAAGCAGCTTTACCCCTCAGTGTCCCACCTATCTTTTCTTCATTACTTCGAATCGCATTGAAGTCCCTAAAAATACACCAAGGCTGTCTTCTATTTACATTCAGCCTCTGCATTCTTTCCCACACCTTACGTCGTTTGCTTTCCATCGTTATTAAGTTTTTCTAATGGACAATTTTTTGCTACGAATTTAATactcaaaataattattttctcattttgatataataaatattaaaactatatttattttaatactcaaacaatgatattttaatcaaaacattaataattttcaaattttaaatgattccaattttttaaaaaaaaaatcttttaaaatctaattttattttcgGTTAGgagaaaaataactaaattatgGATATCTTAAATATTCTAACTTT is part of the Raphanus sativus cultivar WK10039 chromosome 5, ASM80110v3, whole genome shotgun sequence genome and harbors:
- the LOC108859116 gene encoding probable rRNA-processing protein EBP2 homolog, with protein sequence MSLEDDFVEDDEMNMIDEDEAASDSEAESLSDSDSDNEITEKLAEPTKTAVYNRDGLLDKLQDISWPEDVDWAHKLTVEIDQGPQAVDVNDDLAREMAFYTQALEGTREAFGKLEEMGLPFLRPGDYYAEMVKSDTHMEKVKSKLLYEKKQMEEAEERRKARDNKKMAKEVQSQKMKERAKQKKDEIESVKKWRKQRQQSGFSEKGGGAGELDLEFGNGKSFQRGGKKRPGVSPGDRSGGKGKSASRMNNKKREFRDSKFGHGGRKGLSKQNTAETTNDFKGGFRGGKAGGGGNKRQKR
- the LOC108861033 gene encoding putative F-box protein At3g22650, with the protein product MASSETSLLPIDIIEEIFCRIPIEYLTQFKLTCKQWHALLKDKRFIYKYLDLVQERFIKIDHTVQIINHVQGARSSSPIPEEFHDSEISTTVHCDGLLLCRCNKTRTRSCKLAVWNPFLKRIKCIKPMSFYSVNDFYGIGYDNISREEYKILRIFEGELEDDERAVIGPCEPVIEIYDFKSNAWRIIVDEAALDWSIDPPCKGVSIKGNMYWVAHWNKKPVLFILCFDFSTETFKVVCNVPFQCSVLDTASLSSFRGDRLSLLHQREETTKIEVWVTKTLDDDVVSWEKYLDVTNPDLPTLHTDHDLAHPSYFVDENDSIMAWCEEVMEDAADDYVCVSVCKISKYGIAKKIVETGRCNLGDYHDRPFVCGHVYLPSLVPVPE